The DNA region GGCGACGGCGGGTTTCGCCAGGCGGCAGCCTGCGGGCTGCAGGCGACCTGCGGAGGTGAGGGGGCGGTGTTTCGGGCCCTCGACATTCCCGGCATCGCGGCATCGCGGCATTCCCGTCGGGCGCCCCCCGCCCGACGGGTATACTTCGCCCCACTCGATGAGCAGCGCGCCCCCGCCCCCGCATCCCGGCCAGCCCCACGGACTGGTGCGCCAGTTCGGCCTGCTCCAGGCCACGGCGCTGAACATGTCCAACATGATCGGGATCGGGCCGTTCATCACGATCCCCCTCCTGATGACCGCCCTCGGCGGCCCGCAGGCGCTGCTCGGCTGGCTGGTCGCGTTGGTGATCGTGATCGCCGACGGCCTGATCTGGAGCGAACTCGGGGCGGCCATGCCCGGCTCGGGCGGCACCTACCAGTACCTGCGGGAGGGATTCGGCCGCGAGAAGCTGGGGCGCCTGATGGCCTTCCTCTTCATCTGGCAGTTCATCCTGTCGGGGCCGCTCGAGATCGCCTCCGGCTACATCGGCTTCGCGCAGTACGCCCGCTACTTCTGGCCCGCGATGCCGCGCAGCTGGGTGGTCGCCCTGGCGATGACGGTGGGCGTGGTCAACATCGCGTTGCTCTATCGGCGCATCGAGTCGGTGGGACGACTCACGGTGACCCTCTGGGTGGGCACGTTGCTGACGACGCTGGCCGTCATCGTCAGCGGCGCGCTGTTCTTCCAGTCGTCGGTGGCCTTCGACTTCCCGCCGGGGGCGTTCGACTTCTCGCTCGGCTTCCTGCTCGGCCTCGGCGGCGCGGCGCGCGTCGGCATCTACGACTACCTGGGCTACTACAACATCTGCTACATCGGCGACGAGGTCCGCGAGCCGGGCTACGTGATCCCGCGCTCGATCATCTTCAGCGTCTTCGCCGTCGCGCTGATCTACATCGCCATCAACCTGTCGATCATCGGCGTCGTCTCCTGGCGCGAATTCGTGCCGGCCTCGAGCTACCCGAAGGCCGACTTCATCGTGTCGGTGTTCATGGAGCGCCTGTACGGCACGTCGGTGGCCAGCGTGTTCACCCTCCTCGTGCTGTGGACGGCGTTCGGGTCGGTGTTCGCGCTCCTGCTCGGCTACTCGCGCATCCCCTACGCGGCGGCGCTCGACGGCACCTTCTTCACGGTGTTCGGCCGCCTCCACCCGACGCAGCATTTCCCGCACGTCGCCCTGCTCACCGTCGGCCTGCTGGCGATGATCGGCAGCACGCTGTCGCTGGGCATCGTCATCGACGCGCTGGTGACGATGCGCATCCTGGTGCAGTTCATCGGGCAGATGGGCGCCCTGGTCCTGCTGCGCCGCCAGCAACCGGACCTCCCCCGGCCGTTCCGCGTGTGGCTCTACCCGGTCCCGCTGGTGGTGGCACTCTTCGGCTGGATCTTCCTGTTCGCGACGACCGACCCGTTCGTCATCCTGTTCGGTCTCGGGCTGCTTGCCGCCGGCGGCGTGGCCTTCCTGATCTGGTCGAAGCAGACGCGCCGCTGGCCGTTCGCCGTCAACTGACGGTCTTCATCATTCGGCCGTGGTCGTTCGGCCGTCGGCCGTCGGCGAACTTCCCGGCAGGCCCCGACCCGTGAGCTCGGAGCCGTGAGCCCTGAGCCTCCAGACATCTAGCGTCACGCGTTACGCGTTACACTGCGGCCATTCCGGAGACCTGCATGTCCGTGACGCCGCCTCCCGCTCCTGTCCCCGGCCTGCCCGTCCTCGCGGGCCTCTGCACGATCGCGCAAGCCACGGCGCCCGGCCTGAGCGTCGACGCGACGGTCGCCCGCTTGAAGCGTCTGCACGGGGTCGCCCGCGCGGCGCACGGTGCGCTCGTCTCGCGACTCACGGCCGAGCCGCAGTACGAGCTCAAGATGCTGTACAGCCACCATGCGTGGCTGCTCGCCGAACTTGTCGCGGCCATTCGCGCCCGGGTCGGCGAGATGCGCGAGCCGCCGCTCGGTCTCGAGGATCCGCTCGATCCGGCTCTTCAGCTCGCCCTCGATGAGGTGACGCACGCGCCCGACGGCACGCACCTGTGCGCCGGCCTGTACACCGTCCTGCTGCCGGCGCTTGACGAGGCCTGTGGCGCCCTGCACGCCGACGCCCATCCGCTGGCCGACGCGCCGACCCGCCACCTGCTCCGGCATGCCCGGCTCGACCTGGCCGACATCCTCATGCACGGCCGGCAGGCCGCCGACGCGCTCGCGGCGGTCTCCTCGCCCGACGCCACCTGGCTCGGCGAGGTGCGCCAGGCACTGGCCGCGGCAGGCGGCGTCGATGGCACGGCCGGTGAGGCGGTCGCGGCCCCTTCGCCACGCTTCTCGGCAACGCCCCGTCGCTTCGACCCCGTGCCGCGGCGCGACGCCCGCTTCCCCGACCCGTACAACATGGCCGTCAACGCCGAGGCCTTCATCTACGACACGTCGTTCCCGCCGGAACCGAAGCTGCTCATGCTGGCGTACAAGCGCCTGCGCGAGATCGACGTGCCGGAGATGATGGCCAGCATCATCGTCGAAACGCCGGGCAAGCCGTGGGGCTACGTCCGCGACATGACGCGGCAGCTCTGGGACGAGGCCCGTCACGCGATGATGGGCGAGGTGCTGTTTGCCGCCCTCGGCGTCGACTGGCCGGCGCTCGTGCGCGTCAATTTCACCTGGTCGCTCGGGCTCAACACGCAGATCGGCGCGCTCGATCGCCACGCGGTGCTGTACTTCATCGAGCAGGGCCTGATGCCGCGGCATGGCAAGCGCTACGAGTGGGAGATCGCGCAGGCCGCCGGCTCGCCGCTCGCGGCGACTTTCCAGGACTACGACTGGGCCGACGAGGTGCTGCACGCCCGCATCGGCAAGCAGTGGTACGTGGCGGCGATGCCGAGCCAGCAGGAGGCGCTCCGCGCCGGTGACCGCGCGTGGTCGCGCGTGCTGATGGACTGGGGCGCCTGGAAGCGCGACGGCCTGACCAACCACGACAACTGGTGGCCGGCGCTGTACGCCGACGCGTGCCGCCGCCTCGGCTGGCCCCACGATCCGCGCGTGGCCGCCTTCGATACTTCCTACGCGGAACAACGCGCCGACCTGAAGTCGGTGAGCCACTCCGGATAGCCACGACGATGCGTGAAGCCCTCGCGGAATTCCTCGGCACGGCCCTCCTCCTCACCTTCGGCCTCGGCGTCGTCGCGCAGACGGTGACCAGCGGCGGCGCGGCCGGCAGTCCCCTCGGCATCCACCTGTGCTGGGGACTGGCCGTGATCCTCGGCGTGTACGCCTCGGCAGGGGTCAGCGGCGCGCACCTCAATCCCGCCGTCACGCTGGCGCTCGCCGTCCGGCGCGGCTTCCCGTGGAGCAAGGTCGGCCCCTACGTCGTCGCCCAGCTGCTCGGCGCGTTCGTCGGCGCGGCGGTGGTGTACCTCACCTACCGGGAGGCGATCACGGCCTTCGACGGCGGGATGCGACAGGTGCTCGGCCCGCATGGCACGGCGGGCATCTTCGCGACCTATCCCGCGCCGTACCTGTCGATCCTCGGCGGCGTCATCGACCAGATCGTCGGCACGGCGCTGCTCGTGGCGATGGTGTTCGCGATCAGCGACGAGCGGAACGCGCCTCCGGCGGCGTCGCTCGCCCCGGTGTTCGTCGGCCTCACGGTGATGGCGATCGGCATGGGATTCGGCGCCAACGCCGGCTATGCGATCAACCCGGCGCGCGACTTCGGTCCGCGCCTCTTCACGGCCCTCGCCGGTTGGGGCGGCGGCGTCTTCACGGCCGGCAACGGCTGGTGGTGGGTGCCGGTCGTGGCGCCCTGCATCGGCGCCGTGCTGGGCGGCACCGTCTACGACCTGTTGATCCGCGCGCACCACCCCGCGCACACCAACCGCATCGGCGATCCGGCGCGCCGCGTCGAGTAGCGCGCGAGCCTTCCCGACTCCCGACTCCCGACTCCCGACTCCCGACTCCCGACTCCCGACCCCGAAGGCCGACGGCTGGATGCCGAAGGCCGTGAGCGTCCTCATGTCCTACATCCTCGCCCTCGATCAAGGCACCACGTCCAGCCGCGCCATCGTCTTCGGCCGTGACGGGCGGGTCGTCGCCTCCGCGCAGCAGGAATTCCCGCAGATCTTCCCGGGGCCGGCGCTCGTCGAGCACGATCCGGAGGCGATCTGGTCGTCGCAGATCGCCGTCGCGAAGGAGGCCATGGCCACGGCCGGGCTGACGGCGGCCGACATCGCCGCCATCGGCATCGCCAACCAGCGCGAGACCACCGTGCTCTGGGAGAAGGCCACCGGCAAGCCGGTCGCCAACGCGATCGTGTGGCAGAGCCGCGTCAGTGCGGGCATCTGCGATCGCCTCAAGCAGCAGGGGCACGAGGCGATGATCCGCGAGAAGACGGGCCTGGTCGTCGACGCCTACTTCTCGGGTACGAAGGTCAAGCACCTGCTCGACACGCACGAGGGGCTGCGGGCCCGCGCGATGCGCGGCGAGGTGCTGTTCGGCACGATCGAGACGTTCCTGTTGTGGCGGCTCTCGGGCGGCGCCGTGCACGTCACCGACGTCAGCAACGCCTCGCGCACGCTGATGTTCAACATCCACACGCTGGACTGGGACGACGAGTTGCTGGCGCTGCTCGACGTACCCCGCGCGATGCTGCCGGCCATCCGCAGCAACAGCGAGGTGTACGGCCACACCCGGCCGGAGATCTTCGGTGCGCCCATCCCGCTGGCCGGCGCGGCCGGCGACCAGCAGGCGGCCCTCTTCGGCCAGGCGTGCTTCGAGCCGGGCAGCGCGAAGAACACGTACGGCACCGGCTGCTTCCTGCTCATGAACACGGGCGCGACGCCCAAGCCGTCCAGCCACGGGCTGCTCACCACGGTGGGCTGGCAGCGCAACGGCGAGGTGACCTACGCGCTCGAAGGCGCGGTGTTCATCGCCGGAGCGGTCGTGCAGTGGCTGCGCGACGGGCTGAAGCTGATCCCGACCTCGGCCGACGTCGAGCGCCTGATGCTCGAGTCGACCGATTCGGACGGCGTGCTGCTCGTGCCCGCGTTCGTCGGCCTCGGCGCGCCGTACTGGGACCAGTACGCGCGCGGCCTCATCATCGGCCTGACCCGCAACACCACCGCCTCGCACCTGGCCCGCGCCGCCGTCGAGTCGATGGCGTACCAGACGCGCGACGTGCTCGACGCCATGCAGCAGGACTCGGGCATCACGCTGTCGAGCCTGAAGGTCGACGGCGGCGCCACCGTCAACACCCACCTGCTCGACTTCCAGGCCGACCTGCTGGGCGTGCCCGTGCGTCGTCCGGCCGTCGGCGAGACCACTGCCCTCGGCGCCGCGTACCTGGCCGGACTGGCCGTGGGCTACTGGAACGACTACGAAGACGTGCGTCGCAACTGGGCGCTCGACCGCGAGTTCGCGCCGACGATCGACCAGCACGAGCGTGACCGCCGCTACCGGCGGTGGACCCGCGCCGTCGCCCGCGCCCGCGACTGGGCGCGGGAAGACTGAGGGAGGGCGCGGACCCGCCGCCCTCCCCTGGCCGTTCGGCATCCAATTTGGATGGCTGGGCCGCGTGTCTGACTCCCGGTCCTCGACTGACGCGCTCCACGGCTATCCCCGACCGCAACTCCGCCGCGACTCCTGGCGCTCGCTCGACGGGCCCTGGGAGTTCGTGGCCGATCCGCAGGCCCGCTGGCGAACGCCGCCCGATGTCACCTGGGCGGGACGCACCATCGTCGTGCCCTTCGCGCCGGAGACGCGCGCGAGTGGCATCCACGAGACCGGCTTCCTGGCGCGCTGCTGGTACCGCCGCACGCTCGAGCCCTGGGATCCGGGCGACGGCCGGGTCTTCCTGCACTTCGGGGCCGTCGACTACCGCGCCACCGTCTGGGTCGATGATCGCCCGGTCGCCAGGCACGAGGGGGGCTACACGCCGTTCGAATGCGACATCACCGAGGCGATGCGCGCGGGACGCCCGGTCACGGTGGTGGTGCGGGCCGACGACGATCCGCTGGATCTGGCCAAGCCGCGCGGCAAGCAGGACTGGCTGCTCGAGCCCCACTCCATCTGGTATCCGCGCACGACGGGCATCTGGCAGTCGGTCTGGCTCGAGCGTGTACCGCGCGCCTGGGTGCAGCGACTCCGTTGGACGCCCAGCCTCGTCGCGTGGGATCTCCACCTCGAGTGCTGGTTCGGCGGCGACCTGTCCGAGCCGCTGCAGCTCGAGGTGACCATCATGTCGGGCGAGCGCCTCCTCGCGCGCGACTGTTACGAGGTGACCGGCGACGAGCTGTCGCGTCGGATCGCCTTCTCCGACCCCGGCATCGACGACTCGCGCAACGCTTTGCTGTGGAGCCCCGAGTCGCCGCACCTGCTCGACGTCACGCTCGAACTCCGCACCGTCGCGGGCGAGCGCGTCGACGTCGTCGAGAGCTACACGGCGCTTCGCGAGGTCGCCGTCAGCGCCGACCGGTTCGTGCTCAACGGACGGCCGTACTACCTGCGCCTGGTGCTCGACCAGGGCTACTGGCCCGACAGTGGCTCGACGGCCCCCGACGACGCGGCCCTGCAGCGCGACGTCGAGTTGGCTCGCGCGATGGGCTTCAACGGTGTCCGCAAGCACCAGAAGATCGAGGCGCCGCGCTACCTGTACTGGGCCGACCGCCTCGGCTTGCTGGTCTGGGAGGAGATGCCGAGCGCCTATCGCTTCACGTCGGTCTCGGTCGAGCGCCTCACCCGCGAATGGCTCGACGTGCTCGCCCGCGATCGGAGCCATCCGTGCATCGTCGCGTGGGTGCCGTTCAACGAGTCGTGGGGTGTGCCCAACCTGCCCGACAACCCGTCGCATCGTCACTACGTGCAGGCGCTGTATCACCTGACGCGCACGATCGATCCGCACCGGCCGGTGATCGGCAACGACGGATGGGAGAGCAGCGCCACCGATCTCGTCGGCATCCACGACTACGACGCCGATCCGCAGCGACTGCGCGCGCGCTATCACTCCGACGACATCGTGCCGCGGCTCTTCCGCAAGGAACGTCCGGGCGGACGTGTGCTCGTGCTCGAGGGGCACGCCAATCTCGACCACCCGATCGTGCTGTCGGAGTTCGGCGGTATCGCCTGCTCGGCCGAGCAGCGGACCTGGGGCTACTCGCGTTGCGACACGGGCGAAGCGCTGCAGGCCCGCTACGCCGAACTCGTGCAGGCGGTGCACGACTCGCGGATATTCGCAGGATTCTGCTACACACAGTTCGCCGACACGTATCAGGAAGCCAACGGGCTCCTGTCCGCCGACCGGACCCCGAAGTTCCCTCTGGACGACATCCAGCGGGCGACACGCGGCGTGAGTCGTCGATGAGCTGTCGCCGTGGTGTGCGCCCGGTAGCGTCCTGATACGACGAGGACGGGGCCGGTCCGCCGTCCCAGCCACGGCAGTGCTGGTCGGCGGCCGGCGGCACACATGTTGAAAAGGGGGGACGGCATGAATCCCCCTGCCTCCTCGGATCTGATCTGCTTCTCCCACCTGCGCTGGGACTTCGTCTGGCAGCGACCGCAGCACCTGCTGAGCCGCGCCTCACGAGACCGCCGGGTGTGGTTCGTCGAGGAACCGCGCGAGACCGAT from Luteitalea sp. TBR-22 includes:
- a CDS encoding APC family permease, with protein sequence MSSAPPPPHPGQPHGLVRQFGLLQATALNMSNMIGIGPFITIPLLMTALGGPQALLGWLVALVIVIADGLIWSELGAAMPGSGGTYQYLREGFGREKLGRLMAFLFIWQFILSGPLEIASGYIGFAQYARYFWPAMPRSWVVALAMTVGVVNIALLYRRIESVGRLTVTLWVGTLLTTLAVIVSGALFFQSSVAFDFPPGAFDFSLGFLLGLGGAARVGIYDYLGYYNICYIGDEVREPGYVIPRSIIFSVFAVALIYIAINLSIIGVVSWREFVPASSYPKADFIVSVFMERLYGTSVASVFTLLVLWTAFGSVFALLLGYSRIPYAAALDGTFFTVFGRLHPTQHFPHVALLTVGLLAMIGSTLSLGIVIDALVTMRILVQFIGQMGALVLLRRQQPDLPRPFRVWLYPVPLVVALFGWIFLFATTDPFVILFGLGLLAAGGVAFLIWSKQTRRWPFAVN
- a CDS encoding MIP/aquaporin family protein; amino-acid sequence: MREALAEFLGTALLLTFGLGVVAQTVTSGGAAGSPLGIHLCWGLAVILGVYASAGVSGAHLNPAVTLALAVRRGFPWSKVGPYVVAQLLGAFVGAAVVYLTYREAITAFDGGMRQVLGPHGTAGIFATYPAPYLSILGGVIDQIVGTALLVAMVFAISDERNAPPAASLAPVFVGLTVMAIGMGFGANAGYAINPARDFGPRLFTALAGWGGGVFTAGNGWWWVPVVAPCIGAVLGGTVYDLLIRAHHPAHTNRIGDPARRVE
- the glpK gene encoding glycerol kinase GlpK, with the protein product MSYILALDQGTTSSRAIVFGRDGRVVASAQQEFPQIFPGPALVEHDPEAIWSSQIAVAKEAMATAGLTAADIAAIGIANQRETTVLWEKATGKPVANAIVWQSRVSAGICDRLKQQGHEAMIREKTGLVVDAYFSGTKVKHLLDTHEGLRARAMRGEVLFGTIETFLLWRLSGGAVHVTDVSNASRTLMFNIHTLDWDDELLALLDVPRAMLPAIRSNSEVYGHTRPEIFGAPIPLAGAAGDQQAALFGQACFEPGSAKNTYGTGCFLLMNTGATPKPSSHGLLTTVGWQRNGEVTYALEGAVFIAGAVVQWLRDGLKLIPTSADVERLMLESTDSDGVLLVPAFVGLGAPYWDQYARGLIIGLTRNTTASHLARAAVESMAYQTRDVLDAMQQDSGITLSSLKVDGGATVNTHLLDFQADLLGVPVRRPAVGETTALGAAYLAGLAVGYWNDYEDVRRNWALDREFAPTIDQHERDRRYRRWTRAVARARDWARED
- a CDS encoding glycoside hydrolase family 2 protein, which encodes MSDSRSSTDALHGYPRPQLRRDSWRSLDGPWEFVADPQARWRTPPDVTWAGRTIVVPFAPETRASGIHETGFLARCWYRRTLEPWDPGDGRVFLHFGAVDYRATVWVDDRPVARHEGGYTPFECDITEAMRAGRPVTVVVRADDDPLDLAKPRGKQDWLLEPHSIWYPRTTGIWQSVWLERVPRAWVQRLRWTPSLVAWDLHLECWFGGDLSEPLQLEVTIMSGERLLARDCYEVTGDELSRRIAFSDPGIDDSRNALLWSPESPHLLDVTLELRTVAGERVDVVESYTALREVAVSADRFVLNGRPYYLRLVLDQGYWPDSGSTAPDDAALQRDVELARAMGFNGVRKHQKIEAPRYLYWADRLGLLVWEEMPSAYRFTSVSVERLTREWLDVLARDRSHPCIVAWVPFNESWGVPNLPDNPSHRHYVQALYHLTRTIDPHRPVIGNDGWESSATDLVGIHDYDADPQRLRARYHSDDIVPRLFRKERPGGRVLVLEGHANLDHPIVLSEFGGIACSAEQRTWGYSRCDTGEALQARYAELVQAVHDSRIFAGFCYTQFADTYQEANGLLSADRTPKFPLDDIQRATRGVSRR